The following are encoded together in the Primulina tabacum isolate GXHZ01 chromosome 18, ASM2559414v2, whole genome shotgun sequence genome:
- the LOC142532351 gene encoding uncharacterized protein LOC142532351, translated as MPPKRKAPEVPPRRRAGEDRDSTSSNVVDEFGRLLHEQAKVHGEQIQQLLRLQTPVQGRGHGRDQRVVEGAYDTFKKMNPTEFVGSPDPLISMEWVKAIEAIFDYLNFDDKDRVSCAVFLLTKTARIWWEATKVAINVQTLKWNEFKDLFYDKYFPSVVKARKVKEFLELKQGTMSMNDYILKFEEGCLFVPFIASNDKDRAEHFMRGLRAEIRRDVRMSKANSYKEIVEKALMAEYDEKEIDKERQFMRQQFVQKGQVSVQGGKRGHKGKGKEEYRGKAPAMPSESDKPLCPKCHKPHKGECLVGSNKCYRCGGVGHIAINCTQSLGKGRVQGRIFSLTKEGVNPDSSIISGTIFISGKVATTLIDTGATHSFMSEEFMNSLGLVPIGEIVHFSIVLPSGDYIHSSNCVAKTVRFPSKHGDSRVFTRSGTSLGLSFISCLQMQRMLVKGCHGFLASVVDITREGSGNVSDIDIVRDYLDVFADDVPGLPSDREVEFVIDIVPEAFDLPLVVIMEVKDSS; from the exons ATGCCACCCAAGAGAAAAGCTCCTGAAGTACCTCCTAGAAGGAGAGCCGGAGAAGACCGAGACAGTACTTCCTCTAATGTAGTTGATGAGTTTGGCAGGCTACTTCATGAGCAAGCTAAAGTGCATGGGGAACAAATTCAGCAACTTCTCCGATTGCAAACACCGGTTCAAGGTAGAGGCCATGGTCGTGATCAACGAGTTGTTGAGGGAGCTTATGATACATTCAAGAAGATGAATCCAACCGAATTTGTAGGGAGTCCAGACCCTTTGATTTCAATGGAGTGGGTGAAGGCGATCGAGGCGATCTTTGATTACCTTAACTTTGATGATAAAGATCGAGTGAGTTGTGCTGTGTTTCTCTTAACCAAGACCGCAAGAATTTGGTGGGAAGCAACCAAGGTAGCGATTAATGTTCAAACATTGAAATGGAATGAATTTAAAGATttgttctatgacaagtactttcctAGCGTTGTTAAAGCCCGCAAGGTGAAAGAATTCTTGGAGCTAAAGCAAGGGACAATGAGCATGAATGATTACATCTTGAAGTTTGAAGAAGGTTGTCTTTTTGTTCCTTTCATTGCTAGCAACGACAAAGATAGAGCCGAGCATTTTATGCGGGGGTTGAGGGCGGAGATTCGAAGAGATGTTCGAATGTCGAAGGCTAATTCTTACAAGGAGATTGTTGAGAAAGCATTGATGGCCGAATATGATGAGAAAGAGATTGATAAAGAAAGACAATTCATGAGGCAACAATTTGTCCAAAAGGGTCAAGTTTCAGTTCAAGGAGGAAAAAGAGGACACAAGGGGAAAGGAAAGGAAGAATATCGCGGTAAAGCTCCTGCGATGCCATCTGAATCAGATAAGCCTTTATGCCCTAAATGCCATAAACCACATAAAGGAGAGTGCCTAGTTGGAAGCAACAAATGTTATAGATGTGGAGGAGTTGGGCACATTGCCATCAATTGCACTCAATCACTGGGCAAGGGTCGAGTTCAGGGGCGTATTTTCTCTTTGACCAAGGAAGGAGTTAATCCTGATTCATCAATCATTTCAGGTACCATTTTTATTTCAGGCAAGGTAGCTACTACTCTTATTGATACTGGCGCCacacattcttttatgtctgaggAATTTATGAATTCTCTCGGTCTTGTTCCTATTGGTGAAATTGTCCACTTTTCTATTGTGCTTCCTTCGGGAGATTATATTCATTCTTCAA ATTGTGTAGCCAAGACAGTACGTTTTCCTTCAAAGCATGGTGATAGCAGGGTCTTCACGAGGTCAGGTACTTCGCTTGgcctttcttttatttcttgctTGCAAATGCAACGGATGTTGGTTAAGGGTTGTCATGGGTTTCTAGCATCGGTGGTGGATATAACTAGAGAAGGGAGTGGGAATGTGAGTGACATTGATATTGTGAGGGATTATCTTGATGTCTTTGCGGATGATGTGCCGGGATTGCCATCGGATAGAGAGGTGGAATTTGTTATTGATATTGTaccag